GGTCACCCTCACCGACTACCTCAGCGAGCGAGCGAAGCCATGAGCAGAGCAACCCGAGTGCTCCGCAACGGCACCTCAGGGGACCGTGACGCAACCCAGCCACAAGAAACCAACAAACGCGAGATCACTCCAAACCCAACCACCACTGAAAATCGCGGAGAGGCGGGACAGTGAGCAACGGGCTTGCCATCGCGACTGTTACGCAGGCTCTCGCGCTGCTGATCGAGAACAACCTGCGGCCCGAGATCGACATGGCGGTCTCCGTGGAGACGCGCAAGCCGCCGGCCGACCCGCCGACCGATCCGACCATCACCGTCTTCCTGTACCAGGTCGCGCCGAACCCGTCGATGCGCAACACCGATCTGCCGAGCCGGGCGCCGAACGGCAGGTTGTGGGCCCGGCCGACCGCCGCGCTGGACCTCAACTACCTGATCAGCGCTTACGGCGAGGAGACCGAGCTGGTCGGGCAGCGGCTGATCGGCTGCGTGGTGCGCACGCTGCAGGAGATCCCGGTGCTGCCCGCCGAGCTCATCGAGCAGGCCGCCGAGAAGCCCCACCTGGTCGGCAGCGACCTGGCCGAGTCGGCGCAGAAGGTGCGGTTCACGCCGATCCAGATGGACGTCGACGAGACCTCGAAGCTCTGGGGGATGCTGCACCAGACGCCCTACACCGTGTCGGTGACCTACCAGGGTTCGCTGGTGTTCATCGAGGGCCGCGAGGAACCGGAGCCCGTCAAGCCGGTCGAGCAGCTCAACACCACGGTCGAAGTCATCCCGCCGGACGATCCCGCGCCAGAACCCGGTTCCGGCGAATCGGTCCCCGCCACTGAGGACGGTGGGCAAGGAGGTTCGGGATGACCGAGGAGAACGCCGCATCGCCCTCGGATGCCGTGCGCGCCGTGCTCGCACGTCTGGACGAGCACGTCGAGGGTGTCGAGCCCGACACCGCGCTCCCGTGCCCCGACGCGCTCGAAGCACTGGCCTCCTGCTTCGGGCTCAGCACGTTCGAGCGCGAGGTGCTGCTGCTGTGCGCGGCGATGGAGATGGACGCCACCACCGCCGGCCGGTGCGCGGCGGCCAGCGGATCTTCGCGCGCGTTCCCGACGTTCTCGCTCGCCCTCGCCGCGCTGACCGACCCGCACTGGAGCGCGCTTGCCCCGGTCTCTCCGCTGCGCCGCTGGCGGCTGGTCGAGCTCGACGAGGAGTCCGGGCTGACCACCGGCAGGTTGCGCATCGACGAGCGCATCCTGCACTTCCTGCTCGGCGCGCCCTACCTGGACGTCAGGCTGCACGGGCTGCTGCGGCGGCCACCGGCGCCGGAATCCCTGCCGCCGTCCTACGAAGCAGCAGCCGAGCGCGTGGCCATGAGCTGGGCCGACGGCCGTTCGGACGCACCGCTGCGGGTGGAGCTGGTCGGCGGCGACGAGCGAACTCGCAGCGACATCGTCACCGCGGCCGCCGCCGGCTGCGATCTGGCCCTGTACGCGATGGATGGAACGGACGTGCCGACCGATCCGGCCGAGCGCGATCAGCTGGCCCGGTTGTGGCAGCGCGAAGCGGTGCTGCTGCCCGCCGCGCTGCTGGTGGAGGTCGGCGAACCGGACCGGGAGCAGGCCTCGGCGGTCGAGGCGTTCCTGGAGTCGACCGCGGTCCCGCTGGTCATCGCCAGTGCCGAGCCGCGTCCGAGCACCCGTTCCCGGGCCGAGCGGGTGCTGGTTCCGGCGCTGGACAACGACGAGCAGCTGCAGCTGTGGCGGGAGGCCTTCGCCGAGGTGCCGGACGTGTCCGATGCCGACATCGCCAACCTCGTCTCCCAGTTCTCGCTGCCGCCGCACGTGGTCTCCTCCGCCGCTGCCGCCGTGCGCCGGGACGCCTCCGGTGACGACGCGGTCGGGCTGGCGTGGCAGGCGGGGCTCCACGAGGCGCGGATGGGGCTCGACGAGCTGGGCAGGAGGATCGAACCCGAGGCGGGCTGGGGCGACCTGGTGCTGCCGGAGCGGCAGATGCGGGTGCTGCGGGAGATCGTCGCGCACGTCCGGCAGCGGGCCACCGTGCACCACGAGTGGGGTTTCTCCAGCACGTTGCGCCGGGGGCTCGGCGTCACCGCCCTGTTCGCCGGCGGTTCCGGCACCGGCAAGACGCTCGCGGCCGAGGTGATGGCCCGCGAGCTGGGCCTGGACCTGTTCATCATCGATCTGTCGCAGGTGGTCAGCAAGTACATCGGCGAGACCGAGAAGAACCTGCGCAAGGTCTTCGACGCCGCCGAGCGCGGTGGCGCGCTGCTGCTGTTCGACGAGGCCGACGCGCTGTTCGGCAAGCGCAGCGAGGTCAAGGACAGCCACGACCGCTACGCCAACCTGGAGGTCAGCTACCTGCTGATGCGCATGGAGGCCTACCGGGGCCTGGCGATCCTGACCACCAACATGAAGAAGGCGCTGGACACGGCGTTCCTGCGCCGCATCCGGTTCGTGGTGGACTTCCCGTTCCCGAGCGAGCGGGAGCGCGCCGAGATCTGGCGGCGGGTGGTGCCGGAGCAGGCGCCGGTCAAGGACCTCGAACCGGCGCTGCTGGCGCAGCTGACCGTGGCGGGCGGCTCGATACGCAACATCGCGCTGTCCGGTGCTTTCCTGGCCGCCGAGGAGGGCGAGCAGCTGCAGATGCGGCACATGCTCGCCGCCGCGCACACCGAGTACCTCAAGCTGGAGCGTTCCCTGACGCCTTCGGAGGTGCAGGGATGGGTGTGAACCGGGATGTGCGGATCACCGTCGGTGAGCTGGTGCTCAACGGCTTCGACCGGGTCGACCCGGACCGGGTGGCGGCGGCCTTCCAAGCGGAGCTGACCCGCCTGGTGCGCGAGCGCGGGGTGCCGGTGGCGGCCGACGGCGCCCGGCGGTTCGAGGAGCTGACGGAGCTGCCCGAGCTACCGGTGACCTCTTCCCCCGTCCGCCTGGGCGAGGCGTTGGCGCGCGCGGTGCACGCGGGCTTGGCCGGGAGGGGGCGTTCGGCGTGAGCACTCCGGTTCCGGCGCACCGATCGCGCTCGTCGCAGGACGCCAAGCGGCGCAAGCGCAAGGACCGCAAGCCGAAGAACCGCGCGCCCGAACCGAAGGAGATCGTCAGCGGCGCAGGGCAGCCGCTGGACCACAGCACCCGCCGGGAGCTGGAGGAACGCCTCGGTCACGACTTCAGCCGGGTCCGCCTGCACACCGACCGCGAGTCGGGCGACCTGGCCGACATGCTCGGCGCGGACGCGGTCGCGATCGGCCAGGACATCCTGTTCAGCCCCGGCAAGTTCCGCCCGGGCACCGCGGACGGCGAACGGCTCCTGGCCCACGAACTCCTGCACACCGTGCAGAACCCCGACGGCCTCGGTGCCCTCCGCGCCGGCCGCGATCTCGGTGCGGTGAGCCTGCCGCAGCAGGCGATCGAGCGCGAAGCCGAATCCGGTGCCCGGGAGCGGAATCCGGAAGTGCGGACCGGCCGATCGACGCCGGGTTGGCTCCGCTACGCCAAGGTCGACGCCGACCGGACGCGCATGGAGGTCGTGGACCCGGCGACGTTCGTGGACCGGCTGGCCAACGGCCTGCTCCGGTCGCTGCGCGGTGACCCGGAGGACCGCTCCAAGCGCACCCGCAAGCAGCTGGCCCGCATGTCGCCCGAACTGCGCGAATCCGTGCTGGACCGGCTGGAGAGCCGACTCCTCAGCTCGGAGCAGGAGCGCGTGCTCGACCTGGTCGAGGAGATCGAGGCCGACGACAACGTCGAGCGCAGCGCCCTGTCCGCCCCGGAGATCGAGCCCGACGCCGAGGCCGACCTGCGGCTGGAGCGCGAGACCCAGCAGCAGGAGTCGACCGAGCAGCAGGAGCGCGAGGACGAGCCCGCGCAGGCTGCTGGGCCGGACAAGGAGCAGAGCGGGCCGTCGGGTGCCGATGGCAGCACGCCGGAGAACGCCGGTCCTTCCGAGCCCGGCGCGGGCGAGACCGACGCTGAGGGTCAGGACCCTGATGCAGCTGAGTCGGAGGAATCCGAGCAGTCCGGGGAATCCGCTTCGCAGGACAAGTCCGGGGAGCGGTCCGGCCCCGAGAAGAAGGGGACCGCGAAGGGCGAGGAAGAAGGCGGCCCCGGGGAGAAGAAGGACGAGTCCGGGGAGAAGAAGTCCGACGGCAAGAAGGACGAAGCCGACGGCGAGGTCGAGGACGGCGCTGAGCAGGACGAGGAGAAGTCGGAAGCGAAGGAGGAACCGGGTCCGGCGGAGCCGCTGACCGACGCCACGAAGGAGAAGCCGCAGGACAACGGCTCGCCGAAGGTCGCGGGGAAGGCCGAACCGCAGCCCGGAGCGGTCAGCGAGCTGGAGGGCACGCGCAACCAGGACGCTGAAGGCCCGCAGGAGAAGCCCGTCTCGCCTCCGGCAGGCGGTGACTCGGAGGTCGAGGTCGGCGGCGGGGAGGAAAGCGCCTGGGACGTCAAGCTGCGGCCCGAGGACTTCTTGCCCGAGGAGGATCTGGACGTCTCCGGCGTGCCCACGGCCGACAAGGCAGAACCTGGCTCGGCGGCCAGCGGCACGATGCCGTCCTTC
This portion of the Saccharopolyspora antimicrobica genome encodes:
- a CDS encoding DUF4255 domain-containing protein, with amino-acid sequence MSNGLAIATVTQALALLIENNLRPEIDMAVSVETRKPPADPPTDPTITVFLYQVAPNPSMRNTDLPSRAPNGRLWARPTAALDLNYLISAYGEETELVGQRLIGCVVRTLQEIPVLPAELIEQAAEKPHLVGSDLAESAQKVRFTPIQMDVDETSKLWGMLHQTPYTVSVTYQGSLVFIEGREEPEPVKPVEQLNTTVEVIPPDDPAPEPGSGESVPATEDGGQGGSG
- a CDS encoding ATP-binding protein; protein product: MTEENAASPSDAVRAVLARLDEHVEGVEPDTALPCPDALEALASCFGLSTFEREVLLLCAAMEMDATTAGRCAAASGSSRAFPTFSLALAALTDPHWSALAPVSPLRRWRLVELDEESGLTTGRLRIDERILHFLLGAPYLDVRLHGLLRRPPAPESLPPSYEAAAERVAMSWADGRSDAPLRVELVGGDERTRSDIVTAAAAGCDLALYAMDGTDVPTDPAERDQLARLWQREAVLLPAALLVEVGEPDREQASAVEAFLESTAVPLVIASAEPRPSTRSRAERVLVPALDNDEQLQLWREAFAEVPDVSDADIANLVSQFSLPPHVVSSAAAAVRRDASGDDAVGLAWQAGLHEARMGLDELGRRIEPEAGWGDLVLPERQMRVLREIVAHVRQRATVHHEWGFSSTLRRGLGVTALFAGGSGTGKTLAAEVMARELGLDLFIIDLSQVVSKYIGETEKNLRKVFDAAERGGALLLFDEADALFGKRSEVKDSHDRYANLEVSYLLMRMEAYRGLAILTTNMKKALDTAFLRRIRFVVDFPFPSERERAEIWRRVVPEQAPVKDLEPALLAQLTVAGGSIRNIALSGAFLAAEEGEQLQMRHMLAAAHTEYLKLERSLTPSEVQGWV